The genome window GGTGGGTACCTCGATATAGGCGCGGGCGCTGAGATCGGGGTGATGGTGGTGAAGATCCTCCAGGATCCGGGCGATGGCGGGGGCGGCCGTCTCATCGCCGCACAGGGTGATGGACTGCGCGGCTCCCGGGCGGAACTCGATGCCGGAACCGCTATCGACCCCCGCGCGCGGCCCCACCACCAACACCTCCGCGCCGGGGGTGGCCTGGGCGGCCCACTGGGCGGCCGGCCCGGTGGCGGCGGGATCGAGGTGCAGCACGAAGTCCACGATGAGTTCGGGGGCGTCGGTAGTGGACGCGGCGGGGCGCAGTTCCCTGATGGAGTAGGTGCGCATGTCCCCACGTCGATCCTCCGGGAGCGCCAACCAATCCTGGTACCAATTCTGCGAGCCCGCGAGGTCCGGGAGCGCGCCCGTGGCGCGCGGCGGGAAGATGAGCTTAATGCGCTGGTCATACACGGGATTGCCGGTATTGCCGATCTCCGCCATGCCCGGCCCGCCCAGGGTGACGCGCACAAAGTGCGGGGAGAGGCGCTCGGCCCGGATCACCTGGGCGCGGGCCACCGCGTAGGGCGGGCGCGCGGTTTCCTGCTGGCTGCTCATGGTGTGCTCCTCTCCGGGGATAGTTCACCCTAACCTACGTGAAGTTCCCGGAGCGGTGGGGGAGTATTGGCCTGGCTCCCATCGGTGTCTATTGTGGTGCGCATGACGCTGACCATTACCTCCGTGAATGTCAATGGCGTGCGCGCCGCCACCAAAAAACGCAGCGAGGAAAACCTCGGCATGAACGCCTGGCTGGAACAAAACCAGCCGGACGTGGTGCTCCTGCAAGAGGTACGCGCCAGCATCGAGCAGACCCACGCGGCCCTGGCCCCCGCGCTGGAAGCCGGGTGGCACTACGAGGGCGCTCCCGCCGCCGCCAAGGGGCGCGCCGGGGTGGGGATCCTCAGCCGCACCCCGCTGCACGACGTCTCCGTGGGCTTCGGTTCCTTTACCGATTCCGGCCGGTGGATCGAGGCCACGGTGGAGGCGGACTTTGGCCCGGTGCGCGTGGCCTCCCTGTACCTGCCGTCTGGTTCCGAGAATACGGAGAAGCAGGACGAGAAGTACCGATTCTTCGACGAGTTCGACGAGGTACTGGCCCAGCGCGCGCAAGAGCATAAGAATATGGTGATCGGCGGAGACTGGAATATCTGCCACCGCCGCGAGGACCTGAAGAACTGGAAGGGCAACATGAAGAAGTCCGGCTTCCTGCCGGACGAGCGGGCCTTTATGGACTCCCTCTTTGGCACCTTCCCGGACGAGGCCACGCAGGTGGAATCCGGTGTAGGTGAGTTCTTAGGCGCCGTGGACTATACCGGAGGGCGGGCGCGCGCGGCGGCCCAGGAGCCGCAGTGGTTTGACGTGAACCGCCGCCTCAACCCGGAGGGGCCGGGGCCGTACACCTGGTGGACGTACCGGGGCCAGGCCTTTAATAACGACGCCGGGTGGCGCATTGATTACCAGGCCGCCACCGCCGCCATGATGGAACGAGCTCAGAAAACCTGGGTGGACAAGGCGGAGGCGGTGGAACTTCGCTGGTCCGACCACTCGCCG of Corynebacterium sp. 21KM1197 contains these proteins:
- a CDS encoding siderophore-interacting protein, which translates into the protein MSSQQETARPPYAVARAQVIRAERLSPHFVRVTLGGPGMAEIGNTGNPVYDQRIKLIFPPRATGALPDLAGSQNWYQDWLALPEDRRGDMRTYSIRELRPAASTTDAPELIVDFVLHLDPAATGPAAQWAAQATPGAEVLVVGPRAGVDSGSGIEFRPGAAQSITLCGDETAAPAIARILEDLHHHHPDLSARAYIEVPTRADCLPIASPAPITWLPREGAPLGDLLRQSLREHLRGKGGVDKHKVPEPHLVGDKAQLLWEVPEATGEGEYFWIAGESGVVQDLRRYLVREVGVARSQVAFMGYWRRGVSMS
- a CDS encoding exodeoxyribonuclease III, with protein sequence MTLTITSVNVNGVRAATKKRSEENLGMNAWLEQNQPDVVLLQEVRASIEQTHAALAPALEAGWHYEGAPAAAKGRAGVGILSRTPLHDVSVGFGSFTDSGRWIEATVEADFGPVRVASLYLPSGSENTEKQDEKYRFFDEFDEVLAQRAQEHKNMVIGGDWNICHRREDLKNWKGNMKKSGFLPDERAFMDSLFGTFPDEATQVESGVGEFLGAVDYTGGRARAAAQEPQWFDVNRRLNPEGPGPYTWWTYRGQAFNNDAGWRIDYQAATAAMMERAQKTWVDKAEAVELRWSDHSPLNVVYA